A window of Lacibacter sediminis contains these coding sequences:
- a CDS encoding SusC/RagA family TonB-linked outer membrane protein: MKLLPCIGILALALLFAVNAKAQNKITVKGVVKDNAQQTAMQGVTVSTAKPSKTIATTDANGAFTVTVDAGTELVFTHSGYAAIRKTFLSSNSSVTISLSVKDNTMQEVVVQGFRQKTKETATGSSTVVSGKALQDVPVSNVVELLQGKVAGLNVQNNSGSPGGMGTINLRGISSINISSDGFLTPTSPLFVIDGVPVDVNTNYEYGFQSGGAGINPLALIPPEDIEQMEVLRDAAATSVYGARAAYGVIIVTTRRGKSKVPIVQYSSNFFVKAPPRLREVLGGKEERLFRIRTILDYDTSAAAAQALINQTPFLSDSLNPFFNNSTNWQDYFFRTTYNQQHNVSIRGGDDRFNYKTNLNYYQENGIVQNTGFKRYSLSMNAQYAPTNQLRMLVSLSSSLGQKQNGSGVGLIQTGVASGGSSSSLLPSPSLFSENNSALAAARVTNNNKTANISSSLDLSYEPLKGLRIGNLLSYNFNSGTADRFTPSFLSNGSSESYSYNDRTYTLYNRSIINFTKTLYNLHNFNAFVFNEINSYGYRANAVRLDRTANDQITGPIGYGWGSSRGGTLNNIRETRQHGYGGSVSYNFDRKYVIDFNIRFDGLSTTGSKQPYSQNPSVSARWNFNREKWLEKITWLSYGSARASWGRNIKPTGTIFDTYGRYIVGLPYNNNPTVTIDYATVPNENFLPETQTSTNAGIELGLFNNALQLTYETYYRSIDNQIMKIKLANTSGFAELQTNAVSLVNYGMEWSATVRMFKQSKPFQWTLSVNGAFNREILTKLPDNLRQLRQEVKDNGSDVPVIYRIGRNAISNLIYHTQGVYASTSDVPVNMATGRRQQLGSGTGYYFQGGDPRWTDVNGDYIIDEKDLLPIGNPIPKVNGGILSQMQFKNFQLNINASYTLFRDLLNASLSKTMQNFGNPASVGSNGQPIQPGALVPIDQYNYWKPSGSDKGSGTVNAQYPNPFDFRRAGVMQPFRSNQTLFLEDGSYWKINNIVLAYNMDRKFISRFKMTSCRLTLTANNVFTFSNYSGPDPELVTQLGRDNSGGYPNARSYAVGLNVQF, translated from the coding sequence ATGAAATTGTTACCCTGTATCGGGATATTGGCACTTGCACTTCTTTTTGCTGTGAATGCCAAGGCGCAAAACAAGATAACAGTAAAAGGTGTTGTAAAAGATAATGCACAGCAAACAGCTATGCAGGGTGTAACGGTATCTACAGCCAAACCTTCTAAAACCATTGCAACAACTGATGCAAACGGTGCATTTACTGTAACCGTTGATGCCGGAACTGAACTTGTGTTTACACACTCAGGCTATGCGGCTATCCGTAAAACATTTCTTTCAAGTAACTCATCAGTAACAATATCGCTTTCGGTTAAGGACAATACCATGCAGGAAGTAGTGGTGCAGGGTTTCAGACAAAAAACAAAAGAAACAGCAACCGGATCAAGTACAGTTGTAAGTGGTAAAGCATTGCAGGATGTTCCTGTATCGAACGTGGTGGAACTGTTGCAGGGTAAAGTGGCAGGGTTGAACGTACAGAATAACTCCGGTTCTCCCGGTGGTATGGGCACGATTAATTTACGTGGTATATCAAGTATCAACATCAGCAGCGATGGTTTCTTAACACCAACATCTCCTTTGTTTGTGATCGATGGTGTGCCTGTTGATGTAAATACAAATTATGAATATGGATTTCAAAGCGGTGGTGCCGGTATTAATCCGTTGGCATTAATACCACCTGAAGATATTGAACAGATGGAAGTCTTGCGTGATGCAGCAGCAACATCGGTGTATGGTGCAAGGGCCGCTTATGGTGTGATCATTGTTACCACAAGAAGAGGCAAATCAAAAGTGCCCATTGTACAATATTCATCTAACTTCTTTGTAAAAGCTCCTCCACGTTTACGTGAAGTGCTCGGCGGTAAAGAAGAACGGTTGTTCCGTATTCGCACCATTCTTGATTATGACACCTCTGCTGCTGCAGCACAGGCGCTGATTAATCAAACCCCGTTTTTATCCGATAGCCTGAATCCTTTTTTCAATAACTCAACAAACTGGCAGGATTATTTTTTTCGCACAACCTACAATCAACAGCATAATGTAAGCATTCGTGGTGGTGATGACAGGTTCAATTATAAAACCAACCTCAACTATTACCAGGAAAATGGTATTGTACAGAACACCGGCTTTAAACGCTATTCGCTTAGTATGAATGCACAGTATGCACCTACCAACCAATTGCGGATGCTTGTGAGTCTTTCAAGTTCTCTTGGGCAAAAACAAAATGGTAGTGGTGTAGGTTTAATACAAACAGGTGTGGCAAGTGGCGGATCTTCTTCTTCGTTACTGCCTTCTCCGTCTTTGTTCTCTGAAAATAACAGCGCCCTTGCAGCCGCAAGAGTAACCAACAATAACAAGACAGCGAATATTTCTTCAAGCCTCGATCTTTCATATGAGCCATTAAAAGGATTACGTATCGGCAATCTGCTCAGTTACAATTTTAACTCGGGTACAGCCGATCGGTTTACACCTTCATTTCTCAGCAACGGCTCTTCAGAATCGTATAGCTATAACGACAGAACCTACACGTTATACAACCGTTCTATTATCAATTTCACAAAGACATTATACAACCTGCATAATTTTAATGCGTTTGTGTTTAACGAGATCAATTCTTACGGTTATCGTGCAAACGCTGTTCGTTTAGACCGTACTGCAAATGATCAGATTACGGGTCCCATCGGTTATGGATGGGGAAGTTCTCGTGGCGGCACATTGAATAATATCAGGGAAACAAGACAACATGGTTATGGCGGCTCTGTTTCATACAACTTCGACCGTAAATATGTAATTGATTTCAATATCCGTTTTGATGGATTATCAACTACCGGTTCAAAACAACCTTATTCACAAAATCCTTCTGTAAGTGCAAGATGGAATTTTAACCGTGAAAAATGGTTGGAGAAAATTACCTGGTTAAGCTATGGATCTGCGAGAGCATCATGGGGCCGTAATATTAAACCCACCGGAACTATATTCGATACATATGGTCGTTACATTGTTGGGTTGCCTTACAATAATAATCCAACCGTGACCATTGATTATGCAACGGTGCCAAATGAAAACTTCCTTCCTGAAACACAAACTTCAACAAATGCAGGTATTGAATTAGGTCTTTTTAATAACGCATTACAACTGACATATGAAACCTATTACAGGAGTATTGATAACCAGATCATGAAAATTAAACTGGCCAACACCAGTGGTTTTGCAGAATTGCAAACAAATGCTGTTAGTCTTGTGAACTATGGTATGGAATGGTCGGCAACGGTACGTATGTTTAAACAAAGCAAACCGTTCCAATGGACGCTGTCTGTAAACGGAGCATTTAACCGTGAAATACTCACAAAGCTTCCTGATAATCTTCGCCAATTAAGACAAGAAGTAAAGGATAACGGCAGCGATGTTCCGGTAATTTACAGGATAGGACGTAATGCGATATCAAACCTCATTTATCATACCCAGGGTGTTTATGCAAGTACATCGGATGTACCTGTGAATATGGCAACGGGCAGACGTCAACAGTTGGGCTCAGGTACAGGTTATTATTTCCAGGGTGGCGATCCACGTTGGACCGATGTGAATGGTGATTACATCATTGATGAAAAAGATCTGTTACCAATAGGTAATCCTATACCAAAAGTGAACGGAGGTATTCTTTCACAAATGCAGTTTAAAAACTTCCAGCTAAACATTAATGCATCATACACTTTGTTTCGTGATCTGTTGAATGCTTCATTGTCGAAGACCATGCAAAATTTTGGTAACCCCGCATCAGTTGGGTCCAACGGCCAACCTATACAGCCAGGTGCATTGGTACCTATTGATCAATACAATTACTGGAAGCCATCCGGTTCAGATAAAGGAAGCGGCACTGTAAATGCGCAATATCCAAATCCATTCGATTTCAGACGAGCAGGTGTAATGCAACCGTTCCGCAGCAACCAGACGTTGTTCCTTGAAGATGGTTCGTACTGGAAAATCAACAACATCGTGTTGGCATATAACATGGATAGGAAATTCATCAGCCGTTTTAAGATGACTTCATGCAGGCTTACGCTGACCGCTAACAATGTATTTACATTTTCAAATTACAGCGGCCCCGATCCTGAATTGGTTACACAGTTGGGAAGAGATAACTCTGGAGGGTATCCCAATGCAAGGAGCTATGCGGTTGGTTTAAATGTTCAGTTTTAA
- a CDS encoding RagB/SusD family nutrient uptake outer membrane protein: MKRIISILAITTVLLFGSGCKKYLSLDPPNALSGNNFWKTKTDLENYTNGMYELLRKSVARLDMKADASSFNFPFFAFSGDLRGGMAKENTEIGWGRTYVANLSNNNIKALFVDAQSGGNNWYRIFNMIRFSQWDNFYKVIAAANIAVDRVDGVPDPSLTEAEKKQYKAEAIFIRNMAYFLMVRQWGDVAYYTDAYHSAPLKRMPMVEVLKNCREDMMAVKDDLPWTYKDPVFVAVRGMRGSALALLMHINMWLAAFDTGNEKGYYEAVDKLGDELYNDNEGAYALLPLERNGEIFKGRSKEGLFEVPQNANYGESFGWSYYYDLVYYNRLAPDPTHPYISYDTKFMETIYPVGQADKRTDYWFDVSTMYSGNRSFKMLKFFVNRDPNSVDGTSFDASQIIFRYTDAILLHAEALANLGNDAKAKEKVNIVRDRAAAAPLTSTGAELKTDIFYERCRELLGEGHYWFDVVRTKRIIDPAYKFGYHCTVEQFKAGAWTWPIHQSALVNNPGMTLNTYWQ, from the coding sequence ATGAAACGTATTATCAGCATACTTGCAATTACCACAGTACTTCTGTTTGGCAGTGGTTGCAAAAAATATTTAAGTCTCGATCCGCCGAATGCGCTGTCGGGTAATAATTTCTGGAAAACAAAAACCGACCTGGAGAACTATACCAATGGCATGTATGAATTGCTGCGCAAATCGGTTGCAAGGCTTGATATGAAAGCAGATGCCAGTTCATTCAACTTTCCCTTCTTTGCTTTCTCCGGCGATTTGAGAGGTGGTATGGCAAAAGAAAATACGGAGATCGGTTGGGGACGTACTTATGTTGCCAACTTATCAAACAATAATATTAAAGCACTTTTTGTTGACGCACAAAGTGGTGGTAACAACTGGTACCGCATTTTTAATATGATCCGTTTTTCGCAATGGGATAATTTTTACAAAGTAATTGCGGCAGCTAACATTGCTGTTGATCGTGTTGATGGCGTACCTGATCCTTCATTAACTGAAGCAGAAAAAAAGCAATATAAAGCAGAAGCCATCTTTATCCGCAACATGGCTTATTTCCTGATGGTTCGCCAGTGGGGTGATGTTGCCTATTATACCGATGCTTATCATAGTGCTCCTTTGAAACGTATGCCAATGGTAGAGGTATTAAAAAATTGCCGTGAAGATATGATGGCGGTGAAAGATGATCTGCCATGGACTTATAAAGATCCTGTGTTTGTTGCTGTGCGTGGAATGAGGGGATCGGCCCTTGCATTATTAATGCACATCAACATGTGGCTTGCTGCTTTCGATACAGGGAATGAGAAAGGATATTATGAAGCGGTAGATAAATTAGGTGATGAGTTATATAACGACAACGAAGGTGCGTATGCGTTGTTGCCATTAGAACGTAATGGTGAGATTTTTAAAGGCCGTTCAAAAGAAGGTTTGTTTGAAGTGCCGCAGAATGCAAACTATGGCGAATCATTCGGTTGGTCTTACTACTATGATCTTGTTTACTACAATCGTCTTGCTCCTGATCCCACACATCCATACATCAGTTACGATACAAAATTTATGGAAACAATTTACCCCGTAGGACAGGCTGATAAAAGAACGGATTACTGGTTTGATGTATCAACCATGTATAGTGGTAACAGAAGTTTTAAAATGCTGAAGTTTTTTGTAAACCGTGATCCTAACTCCGTTGATGGTACTTCGTTTGATGCAAGCCAGATCATTTTCCGCTATACTGATGCGATCTTATTACATGCCGAAGCATTGGCCAATCTTGGTAACGATGCAAAAGCAAAAGAGAAAGTAAATATTGTGCGTGATAGGGCTGCTGCAGCTCCTTTAACAAGTACGGGTGCCGAATTAAAAACAGATATTTTTTATGAGCGTTGCAGGGAATTGTTGGGTGAAGGTCATTACTGGTTTGATGTGGTAAGAACAAAACGCATCATCGATCCGGCATACAAGTTCGGTTACCACTGCACAGTAGAGCAATTTAAAGCAGGGGCATGGACATGGCCTATTCATCAATCAGCATTGGTGAATAATCCGGGCATGACATTAAATACTTACTGGCAATAA
- a CDS encoding DUF5008 domain-containing protein, translating into MTRRSRHITFGAISCFLVAVLLGSCTKQKVEPVDIYPDPPAVLVKFLEGGPYPAIGSEGSVVKFNVSGLKGKEGQFKFFVHLTEAEILSVEENAITVKVPLGASTGAANVLINGQYYFGPTFTIKGKLSIDASFNTDAYVSNGEINGIFLRSDNTSYFLYGRFSNYQNSATAANPITNMAIVDLNCAYKAVADQMKVGKTGVSGSLTSVIQQSSGQYLLAGAFGSYDTTNGINNITRLTSAGVLETQVVDIINPDPVNFPNDGKATVPSLNGGTTGGITKMFFNSTTGDITLVGNFLSHVSTFYERSTKTGPFVDLVKVRQLIRMKSTGAFDSSFNFNYATKEGYEGGNGFIYDAVQLNDGKIIVVGNFTTYNGITTNYITRINPANGLVDATFNQGGVGADGPINKVRYNATTNKLLLVGDFKKYNGQDANGVVMINPDGSIDATFRFGKATGGITSFAAQLNNGKILVAGSFSHYNYNYITTPDKSVVRPGFMVLESNGALAPGYNNTGLFRGTINDLVQIVINGTPGVILVGDFDRFDGKTVADIVKIRMEN; encoded by the coding sequence ATGACAAGAAGGAGCAGACATATAACCTTTGGAGCAATCAGTTGTTTTTTGGTAGCTGTACTTTTAGGTTCATGCACAAAGCAGAAGGTAGAACCTGTAGATATTTATCCCGATCCTCCTGCTGTATTGGTAAAATTCCTTGAAGGCGGTCCTTATCCTGCTATTGGCAGTGAAGGTTCTGTTGTGAAGTTTAATGTAAGTGGTTTGAAAGGAAAGGAAGGACAGTTTAAGTTTTTTGTTCACCTTACTGAAGCCGAAATATTATCAGTTGAAGAAAACGCCATTACAGTGAAAGTTCCTTTAGGAGCAAGCACCGGTGCAGCAAACGTGCTTATTAACGGACAGTATTATTTCGGGCCAACGTTTACAATCAAAGGAAAGCTTTCTATTGATGCTTCATTTAATACAGATGCGTATGTTTCAAATGGTGAGATCAATGGCATCTTCCTGCGTTCTGATAATACGTCTTATTTTCTCTACGGTCGTTTCAGCAATTACCAGAACAGTGCTACTGCAGCCAATCCAATTACAAACATGGCAATTGTAGATCTCAACTGTGCGTACAAAGCTGTAGCAGATCAAATGAAGGTTGGTAAAACCGGTGTTTCAGGAAGTTTAACCAGTGTTATTCAGCAGTCCAGTGGTCAATACCTGCTTGCAGGTGCATTTGGCAGTTACGATACTACAAACGGTATCAATAATATTACCCGTTTAACTTCAGCAGGTGTGTTAGAAACACAGGTCGTTGATATCATTAATCCGGACCCGGTTAATTTTCCTAATGACGGGAAGGCAACAGTTCCATCATTAAACGGAGGAACAACCGGCGGTATTACAAAAATGTTTTTCAATTCAACAACCGGTGATATTACGTTAGTAGGAAATTTCTTAAGCCATGTGAGTACGTTTTATGAACGATCAACAAAGACAGGTCCTTTTGTTGATCTGGTGAAAGTGCGTCAGCTTATTCGCATGAAATCTACCGGTGCTTTTGATTCATCGTTCAATTTCAACTATGCAACCAAAGAAGGTTATGAAGGTGGCAATGGTTTTATTTATGATGCAGTGCAACTGAACGATGGTAAGATCATTGTAGTTGGAAACTTTACAACGTATAACGGAATAACCACAAACTATATCACACGTATTAATCCAGCCAACGGTTTAGTAGATGCGACGTTTAATCAAGGTGGGGTTGGAGCTGATGGCCCCATCAACAAGGTGAGATATAATGCAACGACCAATAAACTTTTACTTGTTGGTGATTTCAAGAAATATAACGGACAGGATGCCAACGGTGTTGTAATGATCAATCCCGATGGGTCAATCGACGCAACCTTCCGTTTTGGAAAAGCAACGGGCGGTATCACATCGTTTGCAGCACAATTAAACAATGGAAAAATTCTTGTAGCCGGCAGTTTTAGCCATTACAACTACAATTACATCACTACACCAGATAAGTCTGTTGTGCGTCCTGGATTTATGGTGCTTGAAAGTAACGGGGCATTGGCGCCCGGTTATAACAACACAGGTTTGTTCAGAGGCACCATTAATGATCTCGTACAAATTGTAATTAACGGAACACCTGGTGTAATTCTCGTTGGTGATTTCGACAGGTTCGATGGTAAAACAGTTGCAGATATTGTAAAAATCCGCATGGAAAACTAA